A region from the Triticum aestivum cultivar Chinese Spring chromosome 3D, IWGSC CS RefSeq v2.1, whole genome shotgun sequence genome encodes:
- the LOC123080243 gene encoding uncharacterized protein → MEAQDDCGMWRQIPAFGDWNMWEEMPVTQYFEPAATFFFTAQAGEDDVDLFKVPHFAANPYTYKKCVVRVKKGEENEKQNANSGAGAVPGRRKKGGRKQQQQQQQGKKDQQQRRKKPKAKAAAAAAVDEDLYKISPNVICKVQKKKLLRNLLGGCLGLNCIA, encoded by the exons GCGCAAGATGACTGCGGAATGTGGCGCCAAATCCCGGCGTTCGGCGACTGGAACATGTGGGAGGAGATGCCCGTCACCCAGTACTTCGAGCCGGCGGCCACCTTCTTCTTCACGGCGCAGGCAGGGGAAGACGACGTCGACCTCTTCAAGGTGCCCCACTTCGCCGCCAACCCCTACACCTACAAGAAG TGCGTCGTCCGAGTGAAGAAGGGGGAGGAGAACGAGAAGCAGAACGCAAACTCCGGTGCCGGTGCTGTGcccgggaggaggaagaaggggggcaggaagcagcagcagcagcagcagcaagggaagAAGGATcagcagcagaggaggaagaagcccaaggccaaggctgcggcggcggcggcggtggacgagGACCTCTACAAGATCTCCCCCAACGTCATCTGCAAGGTGCAGAAG AAGAAGTTGCTGAGGAACCTGCTGGGAGGGTGCCTGGGCCTCAACTGCATCGCCTGA